A region of Sulfurovum sp. DNA encodes the following proteins:
- the pgsA gene encoding CDP-diacylglycerol--glycerol-3-phosphate 3-phosphatidyltransferase, giving the protein MKTSVQVLNIPNTLAFIRLLLAPLMFLFLVNQDIENFKSIHPSWLNYFAAFIFVVASATDFFDGYIARTFNQVTILGSILDPLADKMLTLAGFLGLMMQGIASPWAIFLILTRELFITGLRVSAVSQGLDISASWMGKLKTVSQMVAIGFLLMRWPGATLLLWITVILTLYSGYEYVRDFFKHMYISI; this is encoded by the coding sequence ATGAAGACATCTGTACAGGTTTTAAATATTCCAAACACTCTTGCCTTTATTCGCTTACTACTTGCGCCACTAATGTTTCTATTTCTTGTCAATCAAGACATAGAGAACTTCAAAAGCATCCATCCTAGTTGGCTAAACTATTTTGCTGCTTTCATCTTTGTAGTTGCCTCAGCAACTGATTTCTTTGATGGATATATTGCTCGTACTTTCAATCAGGTAACCATACTTGGATCCATTCTTGATCCACTGGCAGACAAAATGCTCACACTTGCAGGTTTTCTCGGGCTCATGATGCAAGGTATTGCTTCACCATGGGCGATCTTTCTCATTCTTACTCGTGAACTCTTTATTACTGGTCTAAGAGTCTCTGCTGTCTCTCAAGGACTAGATATCTCAGCCTCATGGATGGGCAAACTTAAAACTGTTTCTCAAATGGTTGCCATTGGCTTCCTGCTCATGAGGTGGCCTGGTGCAACACTTCTTCTTTGGATCACTGTAATACTGACACTCTACTCTGGTTATGAGTATGTAAGGGATTTTTTTAAACATATGTATATATCAATTTAA
- a CDS encoding enoyl-ACP reductase translates to MKDKTVVITGATKGIGKACAEKFAANGVNIAFTYNSNKEVADQIASEFENRYGIKAKAYPLDILDTDQFKPLFAAIDEDFDRVDFFVNNAMIYGRPIIGGYGKFMKLRPKKGLTNIYTATVGAFVAGSQEAAKRMEKVGGGAIVTLSSTGNLIYIENYAGHGTNKAAVEAMARYAAVELGEMGIRVNAVSGGPIDTDALKAFTNYEEVKAETIKRSALNRMGDPKDLAGAIYFLCTDEASWITGQTIVVDGGTTFR, encoded by the coding sequence ATGAAAGATAAAACTGTTGTCATTACAGGTGCAACCAAGGGCATTGGAAAAGCATGTGCAGAGAAATTTGCTGCAAATGGTGTTAATATAGCATTTACTTACAACTCCAATAAAGAAGTTGCAGATCAAATTGCTTCTGAATTTGAAAATAGATATGGTATCAAGGCAAAAGCCTACCCGCTTGACATTCTCGATACCGACCAATTTAAGCCTCTCTTTGCTGCTATTGATGAGGATTTTGACCGTGTTGATTTTTTTGTAAATAATGCTATGATTTATGGACGTCCTATTATAGGTGGATATGGTAAATTTATGAAGCTTCGCCCCAAAAAAGGTCTGACTAATATTTATACTGCTACTGTCGGTGCCTTTGTTGCTGGTTCACAAGAGGCAGCAAAACGTATGGAAAAGGTTGGTGGTGGTGCCATCGTTACCCTCTCTTCTACAGGTAATCTAATCTATATTGAAAATTATGCTGGTCATGGTACCAACAAGGCAGCAGTCGAAGCAATGGCACGCTATGCGGCAGTCGAACTTGGTGAGATGGGTATCCGTGTCAATGCTGTGAGTGGAGGACCTATTGACACCGATGCACTCAAAGCATTTACCAACTATGAAGAGGTCAAGGCAGAGACCATTAAGCGCTCTGCACTCAACCGTATGGGAGACCCAAAAGACCTTGCGGGTGCTATCTATTTTCTCTGTACCGATGAAGCAAGCTGGATTACAGGGCAAACCATTGTTGTAGATGGTGGAACAACATTTAGGTAA
- the dapA gene encoding 4-hydroxy-tetrahydrodipicolinate synthase, with amino-acid sequence MHHYITGATTALITPLKNGQLDEPTFAKLIQRQIDNNIDAVCPVGTTGESATLSHDEHKRCIEIAVEVCKGTKTKVLAGAGSNATHEAIDIAKHAEQCGVDALFSVSPYYNKPSQEGLYQHYKAIASAVEVPFMLYNVPGRTGVDILPDTVKRLFDDVPNIMGIKEATGSIERTVELLAKVPDLYIFSGDDAIDFPILASGGKGVTSVTSNLLPDMKAKLVHAALMGDFKTAKAINDDLFAINKVLFCESNPIPIKAAMYIAGLTETLEYRLPLVQPSNKSMKKIEDIMKQYNTVGVI; translated from the coding sequence ATGCATCACTACATTACAGGTGCGACCACCGCACTTATTACACCACTAAAGAATGGTCAGCTTGATGAGCCAACCTTTGCAAAACTCATCCAACGCCAGATAGACAACAATATCGATGCTGTCTGTCCAGTTGGTACAACAGGTGAAAGTGCCACACTTAGCCATGATGAGCACAAACGTTGCATTGAAATTGCGGTGGAGGTCTGCAAAGGAACCAAAACCAAAGTGCTTGCAGGAGCAGGCAGCAATGCTACACATGAGGCAATTGATATTGCTAAACATGCTGAACAGTGTGGGGTTGATGCACTGTTCTCGGTTAGTCCCTACTATAACAAGCCAAGCCAAGAAGGGCTCTATCAACACTATAAAGCCATTGCAAGTGCTGTAGAGGTACCGTTCATGCTCTACAACGTCCCTGGACGTACTGGAGTAGACATTCTGCCTGATACTGTCAAAAGACTCTTTGACGACGTACCCAACATCATGGGTATCAAAGAAGCAACAGGTTCTATTGAACGAACCGTTGAGCTTTTGGCAAAGGTACCTGACCTCTATATTTTTAGTGGTGATGATGCCATTGATTTTCCTATCCTTGCAAGTGGAGGGAAGGGGGTAACCTCTGTTACTTCCAATCTACTTCCTGACATGAAAGCAAAACTAGTACATGCCGCACTGATGGGTGATTTTAAGACTGCAAAAGCAATCAATGATGATTTGTTTGCAATTAATAAAGTACTTTTCTGTGAAAGTAACCCTATCCCTATCAAGGCAGCAATGTATATTGCTGGACTGACAGAGACACTTGAATATAGACTGCCATTAGTGCAGCCAAGTAACAAAAGTATGAAAAAAATTGAAGATATTATGAAACAATACAATACCGTAGGAGTAATATAG
- a CDS encoding insulinase family protein translates to MANSLPKHYTKTLKNGLQIVVIPMDNNSGVITTDIYYKVGSRNEHMGKSSGMAHMLEHLSFKSTKKLKEGEFDVIVKSKGGVNNAATGFDKTHYYIKTASKNLSMTFNLFAELMHNLKLDDKEFQRERNVVAEERRLRTENNPMGYLYFRLFNTHYIHHPYHWMPIGFMEDIQHWKIEDIRDFYHRYYQPCNAILVVAGDISPETVFSKAQKVFGKIKNEHTIPEVTTTEPRNDGAKRTILHKKSNRVDTIAIAYSIPNFEHKDQVVLSAISHILSIGKSSRFERTLVHKKHLANQIYGYNMELKDPGIFLIMAMVNPGAKVKNVEKEILSELEKLKNGDVTQAELDKVKINTKAEFIYSLEASNNLASLYGDYLVKGNLRPLLEYEENLDKITLKDIVRVAKKYFDHNHSTTVILKKYKEAKQ, encoded by the coding sequence ATGGCAAATTCACTGCCCAAGCACTACACTAAAACACTAAAAAATGGACTACAAATAGTTGTTATTCCTATGGATAATAACTCGGGTGTCATCACGACAGATATTTACTATAAAGTAGGAAGCCGTAACGAACACATGGGTAAAAGCAGTGGTATGGCACACATGCTCGAACACCTTAGCTTCAAGTCAACCAAGAAGCTTAAAGAGGGTGAGTTTGATGTTATTGTAAAAAGCAAAGGTGGTGTCAATAACGCTGCAACTGGATTTGACAAGACCCACTACTACATTAAGACCGCCTCTAAAAACCTTAGTATGACGTTTAATCTTTTTGCTGAACTGATGCACAATCTTAAGCTTGATGACAAAGAGTTCCAAAGAGAACGTAATGTTGTTGCCGAAGAACGTAGACTGCGTACCGAAAACAATCCCATGGGCTACCTCTACTTTAGGCTTTTTAATACCCACTATATCCATCACCCTTATCACTGGATGCCTATTGGCTTCATGGAAGATATTCAACACTGGAAGATTGAAGATATTAGGGACTTCTATCACCGCTACTATCAGCCATGTAATGCTATTTTAGTCGTTGCTGGAGATATTTCACCTGAAACTGTTTTCAGCAAGGCACAAAAAGTGTTTGGTAAGATTAAAAATGAGCATACCATTCCTGAAGTTACTACTACAGAGCCTAGAAATGATGGTGCTAAACGTACTATTCTACACAAAAAGAGTAATCGGGTCGACACCATTGCTATTGCCTATAGTATTCCAAACTTTGAGCATAAAGATCAAGTTGTACTCTCTGCCATCAGCCATATTCTTAGTATAGGCAAGAGTTCTCGCTTTGAACGTACTCTTGTCCACAAGAAACACCTAGCCAATCAGATCTATGGTTACAATATGGAGTTGAAAGATCCTGGTATCTTTCTTATTATGGCAATGGTCAATCCTGGTGCTAAAGTCAAAAATGTTGAAAAAGAGATTCTCTCTGAACTGGAAAAACTTAAAAATGGTGATGTTACACAAGCAGAACTTGACAAAGTCAAGATTAATACCAAAGCAGAATTTATCTACTCATTAGAAGCTTCCAATAACCTTGCCAGCCTTTATGGAGACTATCTTGTCAAAGGCAATCTAAGACCTTTGCTTGAATATGAAGAGAATTTAGATAAAATAACACTCAAAGATATTGTACGTGTGGCAAAAAAATACTTTGATCATAACCACTCTACAACCGTAATACTCAAAAAATATAAAGAAGCCAAACAGTAG